The genomic interval CATCCTCGGGTTCGGCGTCACCCGCAGCGGCGGACGTGGGAGCGCGCGGCTGCGCGACGCCACGCTCGAGTCACTGTCGCCCTTCCACTGCTTCTCGGGAGACGTGCAGGGCATGGCCCAGACGCGCTTCTGCGCCGCCTCCCCCGAGGCCGGCGTGTGCCCCGGAGACTCGGGCGCCCCCGCCCTACTGTCCGTCGAGGGGGTCGAGCACGTGGTGGGCATCGTCAGCCTCGCGGTGGACAACAGCTCGCGCTGCGTCGAGTCGGCCGCCGTCATCACGCGCGTGTCCGCGTTCCGCGAGTGGGTGCAGACCGCGTCGCACTGAGCGCGCTGCCGCGGTCACGGCCACCGCCCAGTCAGCACGGAGCCACCACGGCTGGGCGTGGCGTCGAAGTCCTCGGGTCGGCGCGCTGCCGGTGCCGTCTCGGCGAAATCGGTATCCCCTGCGTCACTCGTCGCGGCGCTGCTGCAGCAGCACCAGCAGCTCGCTCACCTGGCGGCGCGTGGCCACCAGCTCGGAGCGCAGCCGGAGGATGACCTCGGCCCCCTCCCAGTTGACCTCGAGCTCGTGGATCAGCGTGCCCACCACGCGCGCCGTCTCCGCCTGCTCGTGGGAGAAGCGGTCGGCCTCGCGGTCCAGGTGCCCCTCCGCGCACAGGCGCTCGAACAGCTCCCGGTCGTGGTGCAGCAGCGCCAGCAGGTCGTCGAGATGGATGCCCTGGCTCATAGCGTGATCTCCTCGCGCACGGGCGCGCCGTAGAGGGCGTTCGAGGCCTCGACCGCGCGGGCGAAGTCCTCGTCGGCGCGGTCGGGCAGCCGCACGCTCAGCTCGACGTAGAGGTCGCCGTGCTCTTCTTTGCGCGTGACCCCCTTGCCGCGCAGGCGCAGCTTGGCACCGCTCTGCGAGCGCGGCGGGATCTTCATCTGCACGCTGCCCTCGAGCGTGGGGATGGCCACGCTCGCGCCGTTGTAGGCCTCGGCCAGGGTCACGGGCAGCGTGAGGTGCAGGTCCAGCCCCTCGCGCCGGAAGTGCGCGTGGGGGCGCACGTGGGTCTCGATCACCAGGTCGCCAGGCGGCCCTCCGTCGCGCCCGAGTCCGCCCTTGCCGCGCACCGTGAGCACGGACCCGTCTTCGGCCCCCGGGGGGATGCGCACCGTCAGGGTCCGCTGGCCGCGCACCGCGCCTTCGCCGTGGCAGACCTTGCAGGGGGTGCGCAGCTCACCGCGCCCGTGGCAGGTGGGGCACGCCGCGAAGAGCGCCATGGGCCCCTCGACGGCCTTGCGCCGCCCGCTCCCGCCGCAGTCGCTGCAGGTCGTCGGGCGCGTGCCGGGCTCGTCGCCGCTGCCGTGGCACACGCTGCAAGGGTTCTCGGTCGGCACGTCGATCTTGAACTCGGCGCCCCGCAGCGCGTCCGCGAAGTCCAGCTCCACGCGCGCGCCGAGGT from Sandaracinaceae bacterium carries:
- a CDS encoding J domain-containing protein, which codes for MAKADDLYARLGLTSEASPDEIKKAYRKLARKWHPDLNPDDPAAEENFKQIAAAHEVLSDPEKRKLYDEFGEEGLRGGFDPEQARAYTQWAERQRASRPAGGAGVGGAGFGGSGGAAGYGGPGGAGGFEFDLDELFGRQARQGRGPVPRRGHDLGARVELDFADALRGAEFKIDVPTENPCSVCHGSGDEPGTRPTTCSDCGGSGRRKAVEGPMALFAACPTCHGRGELRTPCKVCHGEGAVRGQRTLTVRIPPGAEDGSVLTVRGKGGLGRDGGPPGDLVIETHVRPHAHFRREGLDLHLTLPVTLAEAYNGASVAIPTLEGSVQMKIPPRSQSGAKLRLRGKGVTRKEEHGDLYVELSVRLPDRADEDFARAVEASNALYGAPVREEITL